In Liolophura sinensis isolate JHLJ2023 chromosome 2, CUHK_Ljap_v2, whole genome shotgun sequence, a genomic segment contains:
- the LOC135463076 gene encoding complement C1q-like protein 4 gives MTSLSLVTVAVCLFVIPALGGWSPYYYKNGPHGSGYPARQGAGGHGGGVGAGTGYPDHQGAGGDGGGVGAGAGYPSRQGAGGHGGGVGAGTGYPDFKSAGGHGGGVGAGTGYPARQGAGGHGGGVGAGTGYPFRQGAGGHGGGVGAGTGYPARQGAGGHGGGVGAGTGYPSRQGAGGHGGGVGAGTGNPLLQGAGGHGGGVGAGSGTNQAGAGQGRPFRRLPRKLPQLEVYVNPQDAVATSVVRTTDQYFYKPAPVGFDHIITNINGGYNKEYGVFTAPVPGIYSVNYHVQSKKGSTKEAYVDLTQNGQVVNSAKAEGNCVTASNSAVLYLDQFDRLSVNGREGTIIGCKNNGFCSFSVSLVKPGRFTDLKIPRAVPMDKSTHG, from the exons ATGACGTCTCTAAGTCTTGTCACAGTTGCcgtctgtttgtttgtcattCCCGCACTCGGTGGCTGGTCTCCGTATTACTACAAGAATGGACCACACGGCTCAG GTTACCCCGCTCGTCAAGGCGCTGGTGGTCATGGAGGTGGTGTAGGTGCTGGCACAG GTTACCCCGATCATCAAGGCGCTGGTGGTGACGGAGGTGGTGTAGGTGCGGGCGCAG GTTACCCCTCTCGTCAAGGCGCTGGTGGTCATGGAGGTGGTGTAGGTGCTGGCACAG GTTACCCAGATTTTAAAAGCGCTGGTGGTCATGGAGGTGGTGTAGGTGCTGGCACAG GTTACCCCGCTCGTCAAGGCGCTGGTGGTCATGGAGGTGGTGTAGGTGCTGGCACAG GTTATCCCTTTCGTCAAGGCGCTGGTGGTCATGGGGGTGGTGTAGGTGCTGGCACAG GTTACCCCGCTCGTCAAGGCGCTGGTGGTCATGGAGGTGGTGTAGGTGCTGGCACAG GTTATCCCTCTCGTCAAGGCGCTGGTGGTCATGGGGGTGGTGTAGGTGCTGGCACAG GTAACCCCCTTCTTCAAGGCGCTGGTGGTCACGGAGGTGGTGTAGGTGCTGGCAGTG GAACCAATCAGGCAGGTGCCGGGCAAGGTAGACCTTTTCGCCGACTTCCCCGAAAACTGCCTCAGCTGGAAGTATACGTTAACCCTCAGGACGCCGTAGCCACATCTGTGGTCAGAACCACTGACCAGTACTTCTACAAACCCGCACCTGTTGGCTTTGACCACATCATCACAAACATCAATGGCGGATACAACAAGGAATACGGTGTCTTCACCGCTCCCGTGCCAGGAATCTATTCCGTCAACTACCACGTACAAAGCAAGAAAGGCAGCACTAAAGAGGCCTATGTGGATCTGACCCAGAACGGACAAGTCGTGAACTCCGCCAAGGCAGAAGGTAATTGTGTCACGGCATCCAACTCCGCCGTCCTCTACCTTGACCAGTTTGACCGGCTCAGTGTCAACGGTCGTGAAGGAACCATCATTGGCTGTAAGAATAACGGTTTCTGTAGCTTTAGCGTGTCTCTGGTTAAACCGGGTAGATTCACAGATCTTAAAATCCCACGAGCTGTACCCATGGATAAATCTACCCATGGGTAA